The following proteins are co-located in the Ailuropoda melanoleuca isolate Jingjing chromosome 13, ASM200744v2, whole genome shotgun sequence genome:
- the RAPGEFL1 gene encoding LOW QUALITY PROTEIN: rap guanine nucleotide exchange factor-like 1 (The sequence of the model RefSeq protein was modified relative to this genomic sequence to represent the inferred CDS: substituted 1 base at 1 genomic stop codon) yields the protein GGGGPGGGGGPTGGLRPLQRRQSVSRLLLPAFLREPPAEPGLEPPPEEEGGEPAGVAEELGSGGPCWLQLEEVPGPGPLGGGGPLRSPSSYSSDELSPGEPLTSPPWAPLGAPERPEHLLNRVLERLAGGATRDSAASDILLDDIVLTHSLFLPTEKFLQELQEYFVWAGGMEGPEGLGRKQACLAMLLHFLDTYQGLLQEEEGAGRIIKDLYLLIMKDESLYQDLREDTLRLHQLVETVELKIPEESQPPSKQVKPLFRHFRRIDSCLQTRVAFRGSDEIFCRVYMPDHSYVTIRSRLSASVQDILGSVTEKLQYSEEPAGREDSLILVAVASSGEKVLLQPTEDCVFTTLGINSHLFACTRDSYEALMPLPEEIQVSPGDTEIHRVEPEDVANHLTAFHWELFRCVHELEFVDYVFHGERGRRETANLELLLQRCSEVTHWVATEVLLCEAPGKRAQLLKKFLKIAAICCETQGAPLXHSFSFLQTLQKLPGKFKNLFRKFENLTDPCRNHKSYREVISKMKPPVIPFVPLILKDLTFLHEGSKTLVDGLVNIEKLHSVAEKVRTIRKYRSRPLCLDMEASPHHLQTKAYVRQFQVIDNQNLLFELSYKLEANSQ from the exons TGCAGCGTCGTCAGAGCGTGTCTCGCCTGCTGCTCCCAGCTTTCCTCCGGGAGCCCCCCGCCGAGCCGGGGCTGGAGCCGCCCCctgaagaggaagggggagagccGGCGGGGGTCGCGGAGGAGCTCGGCAGCGGGGGGCCCTGTTGGCTACAGCTCGAGGAGGTGCCGGGGCCCGGGCCGCTCGGGGGAGGGGGGCCCCTGCGCTCCCCTTCCTCGTACTCCTCTGACGAGCTGTCCCCGGGCGAGCCCCTGACTTCCCCGCCCTGGGCCCCCCTGGGCGCCCCCGAGCGGCCGGAGCATCTTCTGAACCGGGTGCTGGAGCGGCTTGCCGGAGGGGCCACCAGGGACAGCGCCGCCTCAG ATATCCTGCTGGATGACATCGTCCTCacccattctctcttcctccccacggAGAAATTTCTGCAGGAGCTACAGGAGTA TTTTGTTTGGGCAGGAGGCATGGAGGGCCCTGAAGGGCTGGGCCGGAAGCAGGCCTGTCTAGCCATGCTCCTTCACTTCTTGGACACCTACCAGGGGCTGCtacaggaggaagagggggccGGCCGCATCATCAAG gaTCTGTACCTGCTGATTATGAAGGATGAGTCCCTTTACCAGGACCTCCGAGAGGACACACTGAGGCTGCACCAGCTTGTGGAAACAGTGGAGCTAAA GATCCCAGAGGAAAGCCAGCCGCCCAGCAAGCAAGTGAAGCCACTCTTCCGCCACTTCCGCAGGATCGACTCCTGTCTGCAGACCCGAGTGGCCTTCCGGGGCTCTGATGAGA TCTTCTGCCGGGTCTACATGCCTGACCACTCTTACGTGACCATCCGCAGCCGCCTCTCGGCGTCTGTGCAGGACATCCTGGGCTCTGTGACAGAGAAGCTGCAATACTCGGAGGAGCCTGCGGGACGTGAAGACTCCCTCATCCTGGTAGCGGTGGCTTCCTCgggag AGAAGGTCCTTCTCCAGCCGACGGAAGACTGTGTGTTCACCACACTGGGCATCAACAGCCACCTGTTTGCCTGCACGCGGGACAGCTATGAGGCCCTG ATGCCCCTCCCCGAGGAGATCCAGGTGTCCCCTGGAGACACAGAGATCCACCGCGTGGAGCCTGAGGACGTGGCCAACCACCTTACCGCCTTCCACTGGGAGCTGTTCCGATGCGTGCACGAG CTGGAATTCGTGGACTACGTGTTCCACGGGGAGCGCGGCCGCCGGGAGACGGCCAACCTGGAGCTGTTGCTGCAGCGCTGCAGCGAGGTCACGCACTGGGTGGCCACCGAGGTGCTGCTCTGCGAGGCCCCGGGCAAGCGCGCGCAGCTGCTCAAGAAGTTCCTCAAGATCGCGGCCAT CTGCTGTGAAACCCAAGGAGCTCCACTCTGacattccttctccttccttcaaaCTCTGCAGAAACTGCCAGGGAAATTCAAGAACTTGTTCCGCAAATTTGAGAACCTGACA GACCCCTGCAGGAACCACAAAAGCTACCGAGAAGTGATCTCCAAGATGAAACCTCCCGTGATTCCCTTCGTGCCTCTGATCCTCAAAG ACCTGACTTTCCTGCACGAGGGGAGTAAGACCCTTGTCGATGGTTTGGTGAACATTGAGAAGCTG CATTCAGTGGCTGAAAAAGTGAGGACAATCCGCAAGTACCGGAGCCGGCCCCTTT GCCTGGACATGGAGGCATCCCCCCATCACCTGCAGACCAAGGCCTACGTGCGCCAGTTCCAGGTCATCGACAACCAGAACCTCCTCTTTGAGCTCTCCTACAAGCTGGAGGCTAATAGTCAGTGA